One Capillibacterium thermochitinicola genomic region harbors:
- the pepV gene encoding dipeptidase PepV — protein MDFLNHIEKAQPEIISTLQELIAIPSVKAEPAGADAPFGREIARALEYVLAWGERQGFTAKNLSGYAGHLEYGTGEKTVGVLVHLDVVPAGEGWRYSPFSGTVADGKIYGRGAIDDKGPAVAVMYALKALKESGVKLGKKIRIIFGCDEESGWRCMEHYFKHERKPDYGFTPDAYFPLINSEKGQMALKFESEVASDGTGVILKTFTGGTRRNVVPEEAEAVLAFPDQEGLEKGKAALLAQGIDGIEVLALPEQNHLKVRAQGVPAHGSTPELGDNAVTKLAQALAPLEGEGSAWAAVRFIRERIGRQTDGRGLGINCQDEVSGALTINLGVVRTEAGKIRMEVDIRSPQSADHETLKEKIADHLRPYGLKIAEYSTMPPHYLPVDHHLVQVLLQVYREETGDWSKPVATGGRTYAVALGNGVAFGPGFPGQPETAHQKDEYIAVADLMKCTRIYAKALYALAKEE, from the coding sequence GTGGATTTTTTAAACCATATTGAAAAAGCACAACCGGAAATAATCTCAACGTTACAAGAGTTGATCGCAATTCCCAGTGTGAAAGCGGAACCGGCCGGGGCGGACGCCCCCTTTGGCCGGGAGATCGCGCGTGCCCTGGAGTATGTGCTGGCCTGGGGGGAAAGACAAGGGTTTACCGCAAAGAACCTGTCAGGTTACGCCGGGCATCTGGAGTACGGTACGGGCGAAAAGACCGTTGGCGTTTTAGTCCATTTGGATGTGGTCCCGGCCGGAGAAGGCTGGCGCTATTCCCCTTTTTCCGGAACGGTTGCCGACGGAAAGATCTACGGCCGCGGGGCGATTGACGACAAAGGTCCGGCGGTTGCCGTCATGTATGCACTCAAGGCCTTAAAAGAGAGCGGCGTCAAGTTGGGGAAAAAGATCCGGATTATCTTCGGTTGTGATGAAGAGAGCGGTTGGCGCTGTATGGAACATTACTTTAAACACGAAAGAAAGCCGGATTACGGGTTCACCCCGGATGCCTATTTCCCCTTGATTAACAGTGAAAAAGGCCAAATGGCCTTGAAGTTCGAGAGTGAAGTCGCGTCCGACGGTACCGGGGTTATTCTGAAGACCTTTACCGGCGGGACCAGACGTAATGTGGTTCCCGAGGAGGCCGAGGCGGTTTTGGCCTTTCCGGACCAGGAAGGATTGGAAAAAGGTAAAGCGGCGCTTTTAGCCCAAGGCATCGACGGGATCGAAGTGCTTGCCCTCCCGGAACAAAACCACCTGAAGGTCAGGGCGCAGGGAGTCCCGGCCCACGGCAGCACCCCGGAACTGGGGGATAATGCCGTTACGAAACTGGCGCAAGCTTTGGCCCCGCTGGAAGGAGAAGGATCCGCCTGGGCGGCGGTGCGATTTATCCGGGAACGCATCGGGCGGCAGACCGATGGCCGCGGTTTGGGGATTAATTGTCAGGATGAGGTATCGGGCGCGTTAACGATTAATCTGGGCGTGGTGCGTACGGAGGCCGGAAAGATCCGGATGGAAGTTGACATCCGTTCACCCCAAAGTGCCGACCATGAAACCTTGAAAGAGAAAATTGCTGACCACTTACGCCCTTATGGACTGAAGATTGCGGAGTATAGTACCATGCCGCCCCATTATCTCCCCGTTGATCACCACCTGGTGCAGGTGTTACTCCAGGTCTACCGGGAAGAGACGGGCGACTGGTCAAAACCGGTGGCCACCGGCGGGCGCACCTATGCGGTGGCGCTGGGCAACGGGGTGGCCTTCGGGCCCGGCTTTCCGGGGCAACCGGAGACGGCCCACCAAAAAGACGAATATATTGCCGTAGCTGACCTCATGAAATGCACACGGATCTACGCAAAAGCCCTTTACGCGTTAGCGAAGGAAGAATGA
- a CDS encoding CapA family protein: MRANLTFVCRPYAVLFTLLLCLILVVSVFGQNPETEVVLTLAGDLYLGGPLEKILFSDPVYPFRYLQTFCQESDLFFANLETPISTRGEVYVEKTFTFRCAPPVVKTLKAGNLNVVSLANNHIMDYGPEALAETIALLEQHNIAHTGAGPNLAAARTPAILEKNGIRIAFLAYNNTLPLEFNATATRAGTAPGDSRYLTVDVKKARELADIVVVSFHWSAELLKERKAYQADLAKVAINAGAHLVVGHHPHVIQGVEVYKHGLIAYSLGNFIFASYSRKVQDGLILQVRLTPSGIKEAAFYPININNYQVHFQPQPYTGADAERVLQELQALSAPFNTTFQILSDRAVLHF, encoded by the coding sequence GTGCGCGCCAACTTAACCTTTGTTTGTCGTCCTTACGCGGTCCTTTTTACCCTTTTGTTATGTTTAATCCTGGTCGTCTCGGTCTTCGGACAAAACCCCGAAACAGAGGTGGTTCTTACTTTAGCCGGCGATCTTTATCTGGGGGGCCCGCTGGAAAAAATCCTTTTCTCCGATCCCGTTTATCCATTTCGTTATTTGCAAACCTTCTGTCAGGAAAGTGATCTTTTCTTTGCCAATCTGGAAACACCCATTTCCACCCGGGGTGAAGTTTACGTGGAAAAAACCTTCACCTTCCGCTGTGCGCCCCCGGTGGTAAAAACCCTTAAAGCGGGTAACCTAAACGTGGTTTCCCTGGCCAACAACCACATTATGGATTATGGCCCGGAAGCGCTGGCCGAAACCATTGCCCTCTTGGAACAACATAATATTGCCCATACCGGCGCCGGCCCCAACCTGGCCGCTGCCCGCACCCCCGCCATCCTTGAAAAAAACGGGATCAGAATAGCCTTTCTTGCTTATAACAATACTTTGCCTTTAGAGTTTAACGCCACCGCCACCCGGGCGGGAACCGCCCCCGGTGATTCCCGCTATCTTACCGTGGACGTCAAAAAAGCCCGTGAACTCGCCGATATTGTGGTTGTCTCTTTCCACTGGAGCGCCGAACTGCTAAAAGAACGTAAAGCTTATCAAGCCGATTTGGCCAAAGTTGCCATTAACGCCGGCGCCCACCTGGTGGTAGGGCATCATCCCCACGTCATTCAAGGGGTCGAAGTTTACAAACACGGTTTGATTGCCTATAGTCTTGGTAATTTTATCTTTGCCTCCTACAGCAGAAAGGTGCAGGACGGTTTAATTCTCCAAGTCCGTTTGACGCCTTCCGGCATAAAAGAGGCCGCTTTTTATCCGATTAACATCAATAATTATCAGGTCCATTTTCAACCGCAGCCTTATACCGGGGCCGACGCGGAACGCGTTTTGCAGGAATTACAGGCTCTCTCCGCTCCGTTTAATACGACCTTTCAGATCCTATCAGACCGTGCCGTGCTGCACTTTTAA